A genomic window from Daphnia magna isolate NIES linkage group LG9, ASM2063170v1.1, whole genome shotgun sequence includes:
- the LOC116931253 gene encoding probable chitinase 10 — protein sequence MTATSLRLLALFATLLVGFPGVENLAVKRQAVQPEAPKSGSFYRGAVESPPPAVQTGRGFQRGAVEYRPNPDFRPINPFALRNLNSAVFLSQFYYPSLYADHFRKLYPDYYTPFAVLPVPISNSIIQKDGSECLNGQALRPNPDDCAGYQSCVHGLWENQKCPDGLHWNAEYSICDWPSNVRCAIEDTSSATQAPATQAPQLSTTTPRPPASSTTPVAPSTTSPSPTASPSAPPSSTSSEAKVICYYTNWSWYRQGEAKYSPDNIDLKLCTHILYGFATLDPNKSIMQVFDSWSDTDEYGPSLYAKVTALKKHGIKVLIALGGWNDSAGGKYSVMVNNPAARRRFIENAVIFIENYGFDGLDLDWEYPKCWQVDCNAGPASDKPAFAAFVKELREAFNPKGWLLTAAVSPSKAVIDAGYDIPSLSRDLDWIGVMTYDYHGHWDKRTGHVAPLGFHSEADVAYFNTEYTLNYWIRGGADAAKIIMGIPLYGQSFTLENPSNNGLNAPAKGTGQAGEFTRQAGFLAYYEICKMIGNGGWNVVQDEEGALGPYAYRGDQWVSFDDVNMVRKKSEIAKAMKIGGAMIWALDLDDFRNKCGCETYPLLKTINRVLRNYPASSAKCDVKSVPEVTRPTALSKSTCQENSYKSHESDCASYYHCVFGQWSGYTCPNGLFWNKEYCDWPYNTECKGSSETYLPAVAAPTAAPAKPDSTGTTESGAYVEWKPTTTTAKPTPSPFPEVALPDTGFKVICYFTNWAGYRTGEGKYKPEDIDPAMCTHIIYGFATLSPSELTMRVFDSWADTDEYGPNLYAKVTALKKKGIKVLIALGGWNDSLGSKYSQLVNNPSARKRFVDNAVAFVEKYGFDGLDLDWEYPKCWQVDCKAGPDSDKPAFTAWVRELSEAFKPRGWLLSSAVSPSKTVIDLGYEVAELSPYFDWIGVMTYDYFGNWDKNTGHVAPLYAHSQVENKFFNTNFTLNYWIELGADPSKIIMGMPMYGQSFTLEDPASNGLNAKAKGPGEAGEFTRQGGFLAFYEICHRMKQGGWTVVQDSEEAMGPYAYKGNQWTSFDDVAIIRRKSELVKSMKIGGAMIWALDLDDFRNRCGCERYPLLRTINRVLRNYPEADPDCNYA from the exons ATGACCGCAACATCATTGCGTCTTTTGGCGCTATTCGCCACACTTCTTGTTGGATTTCCGGGCGTAGAGAACTTGGCTGTCAAACGACAGGCTGTTCAACCTGAAGCTCCAAAATCGGGATCGTTTTACCGCGGAGCAGTTGAATCTCCTCCACCGGCCGTCCAGACCGGACGAGGGTTCCAACGAGGTGCTGTTGAATATCGCCCGAATCCCGATTTTCGCCCTATCAACCCATTCGCCCTCCGAAACTTGAACAGCGCCGTTTTCCTGTCGCAATTTTACTATCCATCGCTGTACGCCGATCATTTCCGCAAGCTTTATCCCGATTATTATACTCCCTTTGCTGTGCTTCCGGTGCCAATCAGCAATTCGATTATCCAAAAGG ATGGTTCAGAGTGCCTGAACGGCCAAGCTTTGCGACCGAATCCTGATGATTGCGCCGGCTATCAGAGCTGCGTCCACGGCTTGTGGGAAAATCAAAAGTGCCCTGATGGATTGCACTGGAATGCCGAGTACAGCATTTGCGATTGGCCGTCGAATGTCCGATGCGCCATTGAAGACACCTCTTCAGCTACTCAAGCTCCAGCTACTCAAGCTCCCCAACTTTCTACCACGACACCTCGGCCTCCAGCTTCTTCTACCACGCCAGTTGCCCCATCAACAACATCGCCCAGTCCAACTGCCTCACCTTCCGCACCGCCATCTTCGACGTCCA GTGAGGCTAAAGTGATCTGCTACTACACCAATTGGTCGTGGTATCGCCAAGGAGAAGCCAAATATTCTCCTGACAACATCGACCTGAAGCTCTGCACTCACATTCTCTACGGATTCGCCACGCTGGACCCAAACAAGTCTATCATGCAGGTCTTTGATTCGTGGTCAGACACGGACGAGTATGGCCCCAGTCTTTATGCCAAGGTGACGGCCCTCAAGAAACATGGCATCAAAGTCTTGATTGCTTTGGGTGGCTGGAACGACTCAGCCGGTGGCAAGTACAGTGTTATGGTCAACAATCCGGCGGCCAGACGCCGTTTCATCGAGAACGCCGTGATTTTCATCGAGAATTACGGATTTGACGGACTCGATCTCGACTGGGAATACCCTAAATGTTGGCAG GTCGATTGTAACGCTGGCCCGGCTTCCGACAAACCAGCGTTTGCAGCCTTCGTTAAAGAATTGAGAGAAGCCTTTAATCCTAAAGGTTGGCTTTTGACAGCAGCCGTTTCACCATCCAAAGCCGTTATCGATGCTGGTTATGACATCCCGTCTCTGTCGCGTGACTTGGATTGGATCGGTGTCATGACTTACGATTATCACGGCCATTGGGACAAGAGAACAGGCCATGTGGCTCCACTTGGCTTCCATTCGGAGGCAGATGTGGCTTATTTCAACACAGAGTACACACTCAATTACTGGATCCGTGGTGGAGCTGATGCTGCCAAAATCATTATGGGTATCCCACTGTACGGCCAGTCTTTCACACTGGAAAACCCCAGTAATAACGGCCTCAACGCTCCGGCTAAAGGAACTGGACAAGCTGGAGAATTCACTCGCCAAGCTGGATTCCTCGCTTATTACGAa atTTGTAAGATGATCGGCAATGGAGGATGGAATGTCGTCCAGGATGAAGAAGGAGCTCTCGGTCCCTATGCTTATCGTGGCGATCAATGGGTATCGTTCGACGATGTAAACATGGTTCGGAAAAAATCGGAAATCGCTAAAGCAATGAAAATCGGTGGTGCCATGATCTGGGCCCTCGATCTCGACGATTTCCGCAATAAATGTGGATGCGAGACGTACCCTTTGCTGAAAACAATCAACAGAGTCTTGAGAAACTACCCGGCATCGAGCGCCAAGTGTGACGTTAAAA GTGTTCCAGAAGTGACCAGACCAACTGCATTGTCCAAGAGTACCTGTCAAGAGAATTCTTACAAATCACACGAGTCTGATTGTGCTAGTTACTATCATTGCGTTTTCGGACAATGGAGTGGATATACTTGCCCCAACGGTTTGTTCTGGAACAAG GAATACTGCGATTGGCCATACAACACCGAGTGCAAAGGTAGCAGTGAAACTTACCTGCCTGCAGTTGCAGCCCCAACAGCTGCTCCTGCTAAACCTGATTCCACTGGAACGACAGAGAGTGGCGCGTACGTCGAATGGAAACCAACGACGACAACGGCTAAACCCACGCCTAGTCCGTTTCCCGAAGTAGCCCTGCCCGATACAGGTTTTAAAGTCATCTGTTATTTCACGAATTGGGCGGGATATCGAACGGGCGAAGGCAAATACAAGCCGGAGGACATTGACCCGGCAATGTGCACGCACATCATTTACGGATTTGCCACACTCAGTCCGAGTGAGTTGACTATGCGCGTCTTTGACTCTTGGGCCGATACGGACGAATACGGTCCAAATCTTTACGCCAAAGTCACCGCATTGAAGAAAAAGGGCATCAAGGTGTTGATTGCTTTGGGTGGCTGGAACGATTCGCTGGGCAGCAAGTACAGCCAGCTGGTAAATAATCCATCAGCCAGGAAACGATTCGTGGATAACGCAGTCGCCTTTGTTGAGAAATACGGTTTCGATGGACTGGATCTTGATTGGGAATACCCAAAATGTTGGCAG GTGGATTGCAAAGCTGGACCCGATTCAGACAAACCGGCGTTCACCGCTTGGGTCAGGGAACTGAGTGAAGCGTTCAAGCCTCGCGGCTGGCTGCTATCGTCAGCTGTTTCACCGTCAAAGACTGTCATCGATCTTGGCTATGAAGTTGCTGAACTGTCCCCCTACTTTGACTGGATCGGTGTCATGACTTACGACTATTTTGGCAACTGGGACAAGAACACGGGTCACGTTGCTCCCCTATATGCCCACTCGCAAGttgaaaacaaattctttAACACGAATTTCACGCTCAACTACTGGATAGAACTTGGCGCTGATCCGTCCAAAATCATCATGGGAATGCCCATGTACGGCCAGTCCTTCACTCTTGAAGACCCCGCCAGCAATGGCTTGAACGCCAAGGCTAAAGGACCAGGTGAAGCAGGAGAATTCACGCGACAAGGAGGTTTCCTCGCGTTTTACGAG ATTTGCCACCGTATGAAGCAAGGTGGCTGGACAGTGGTTCAAGACTCTGAAGAAGCCATGGGTCCTTACGCTTACAAAGGAAATCAGTGGACTTCGTTTGACGATGTCGCTATTATTCGGCGCAAATCTGAATTGGTGAAATCAATGAAAATCGGTGGTGCTATGATTTGGGCGTTGGATCTTGATGATTTCAGAAACCGATGCGGATGCGAACGCTATCCATTGCTAAGGACCATTAACCGCGTCTTGCGTAATTATCCCGAAGCCGACCCGGATTGCAATTACgcttaa